Proteins encoded within one genomic window of Thermostichus vulcanus str. 'Rupite':
- the amt gene encoding ammonium transporter, which produces MRFLVLSITSHSRYTMTDPSDTLWVLVCAALVFIMQPGFMCLESGLTRSKNSINVAAKNFADFALASGLFWLVGFGLMFGPSWLGIFGYRQFALDLNGPGSLATFFLFQAMFCGTATTIVSGAVAERVRFGAYGLMSCLISGLIYPIYGHWVWHGLDQGQATGWLGQLGFIDFAGSTVVHSIGGWVALAGLMVIGPRAGRFDAQGRPKKLLGSSLPLSVLGGMLLWFGWFGFNGGSALGLGSEVPRILTNTLMGGVGGLIAGLGIALVYLRRAEVDWMINGCLAGLVAITAGCHLVSTAEAVWIGAIGASVAIWVSLGMERWQLDDAVGAVPVHLGAGAWGTLAVAFFGDPEQLPLPVLPQLGIQLLGVVTAGIWAFGLAYGIFRGLDPFWPLRVTPEAEELGLNIVEHGAKTEAYDLIQVMSAHSHRQNLSQRVTVEPFSELGYVGSRYNQVMDALAEAQQEIQQLNLKLKAENQRMGSELELTRRLQQLILPKDRELQRIPGLDIAGFMEPATEVGGDYYDVLEHNGLVRIGIGDVTGHGLESGMLMLMAQTAIRTLAIQQERDPGRVLEILNQVIYENAQRMNSDKNMTLMLLDYHDGTLRFSGQHEQMIVVRTDGSVEKVDTLDLGFPIGLEADIRDFIAQAEVHLASGDVVVLYTDGITEAENRSRELFGLERLCQVVQSHWQATAGEICKAIITEVRQFIQEQQIFDDLTLVVIKQL; this is translated from the coding sequence ATGAGGTTTCTTGTATTATCGATAACCAGTCACTCCCGGTATACGATGACGGATCCCAGCGATACCCTTTGGGTTTTGGTCTGTGCTGCGCTGGTATTTATCATGCAGCCCGGCTTTATGTGTCTGGAGTCGGGGCTAACCCGCAGTAAAAACAGCATCAATGTGGCCGCCAAGAACTTTGCCGATTTTGCTCTTGCTTCCGGGCTGTTTTGGTTGGTGGGGTTTGGGTTGATGTTTGGCCCCAGTTGGCTAGGAATTTTCGGGTACAGACAGTTTGCTCTCGACTTGAATGGGCCGGGATCCCTGGCCACCTTTTTCCTCTTTCAAGCCATGTTTTGCGGGACGGCCACCACGATTGTGTCTGGGGCGGTTGCAGAGCGGGTTCGCTTTGGGGCCTACGGCCTGATGAGCTGCCTGATCTCGGGGTTGATCTATCCGATCTACGGTCACTGGGTCTGGCATGGGTTGGATCAGGGACAGGCGACGGGATGGCTGGGGCAGTTGGGATTTATCGATTTTGCCGGTTCTACGGTAGTCCACAGCATTGGCGGTTGGGTAGCCTTGGCAGGGCTGATGGTGATTGGGCCGCGGGCCGGTCGGTTTGATGCCCAAGGTCGTCCGAAAAAGCTGCTCGGTTCTAGCTTGCCCCTGTCGGTATTGGGGGGGATGTTGCTCTGGTTCGGTTGGTTTGGCTTTAACGGCGGCAGTGCTCTAGGGCTGGGGTCAGAGGTGCCGCGCATTCTCACCAATACCCTCATGGGCGGGGTGGGCGGGTTGATCGCTGGGCTGGGGATTGCTTTGGTCTATTTGCGACGGGCAGAAGTGGATTGGATGATCAACGGGTGCTTGGCCGGGTTGGTGGCGATTACGGCGGGCTGTCATTTGGTGTCTACGGCTGAAGCCGTCTGGATTGGGGCGATCGGGGCTTCGGTGGCGATTTGGGTGAGCCTGGGGATGGAGCGCTGGCAGCTGGATGATGCGGTGGGGGCGGTGCCAGTACATCTGGGGGCAGGAGCCTGGGGAACGCTGGCGGTGGCCTTTTTCGGCGATCCCGAACAACTGCCCTTGCCGGTGTTGCCACAACTGGGGATCCAACTGCTGGGGGTGGTGACGGCTGGGATCTGGGCCTTTGGGCTGGCCTACGGCATTTTTCGCGGTCTTGATCCTTTCTGGCCCTTGCGGGTTACACCTGAAGCAGAGGAGCTAGGGCTGAATATCGTCGAACATGGGGCGAAAACAGAAGCCTATGACCTAATTCAGGTGATGAGTGCCCATTCCCATCGTCAAAACTTAAGTCAGCGGGTGACGGTGGAGCCGTTCTCGGAGCTGGGGTATGTGGGATCCCGTTACAACCAGGTGATGGATGCCCTTGCGGAAGCCCAACAGGAAATTCAGCAACTGAACCTGAAGCTCAAAGCAGAAAACCAACGCATGGGATCCGAATTGGAGCTGACCCGCCGCTTGCAACAGTTAATCCTGCCCAAGGATCGGGAATTGCAGCGGATCCCGGGGTTGGATATTGCTGGGTTTATGGAACCGGCGACCGAGGTGGGAGGCGACTACTACGATGTGCTGGAACACAACGGTCTGGTGCGCATTGGCATTGGCGATGTTACCGGCCATGGCCTAGAGAGCGGCATGTTGATGTTGATGGCGCAAACGGCGATCCGCACCCTAGCCATTCAACAGGAACGGGATCCGGGGCGGGTACTGGAGATTCTCAACCAGGTGATTTACGAAAATGCCCAGCGCATGAACTCCGACAAGAACATGACCCTGATGTTGCTGGACTACCACGACGGCACCCTCCGCTTCAGCGGCCAGCACGAGCAGATGATTGTCGTGCGCACAGATGGCTCGGTTGAGAAGGTGGATACTCTGGATCTGGGTTTCCCGATTGGACTGGAAGCGGATATCCGCGACTTTATTGCCCAAGCTGAGGTTCATCTTGCTTCTGGGGATGTGGTAGTGCTCTACACCGACGGCATTACGGAAGCCGAGAACCGATCCCGAGAGCTGTTTGGGTTGGAACGGTTATGTCAGGTGGTGCAAAGTCATTGGCAAGCCACCGCTGGTGAAATCTGCAAGGCGATCATCACGGAAGTGCGGCAGTTTATTCAGGAGCAGCAGATTTTTGATGACCTCACCCTAGTGGTGATTAAGCAACTATAA
- a CDS encoding ferredoxin:protochlorophyllide reductase (ATP-dependent) subunit N, with amino-acid sequence MTATLDTNNALNFQCETGNYHTFCPISCVAWLYQKIEDSFFLVVGTKTCGYFLQNAMGVMIFAEPRYAMAELEEGDISAKLNDYEELKRLCLQIKRDRNPSVIVWIGTCTTEIIKMDLEGLAPKLEAEIGIPIVVARANGLDYAFTQGEDTVLAAMAQRCPEQLKPEEQQTRGGLQAIFNFSKKKEGVPEDEGFQKHPPLVIFGSVPDPVVTQLTLELKKQGIRVSGWLPAKRYGELPVVEPGTFVVGVNPFLSRTATTLVRRKKAKLITAPFPIGPDGTRAWIEAIAQELGIQPQGLAEREAEVWNHPQIQEYIGLLRGKRVFLMGDNLLEISLARLLVRCGMTVQEIGIPYLDKRYQAAELALLERTCEEMGVPKPTIVEKPDNYNQIQRIKTLQPDLVITGMAHANPLEARGVTTKWSVEFTFAQIHGFGNTQDVLELATRPLRRNAALKGLGWDKLVREEAQV; translated from the coding sequence ATGACCGCCACATTAGACACCAACAACGCTCTCAATTTCCAATGCGAAACCGGCAACTATCACACTTTTTGTCCCATTAGTTGTGTGGCCTGGCTCTATCAAAAAATTGAGGATAGCTTCTTCTTGGTGGTGGGCACCAAAACCTGTGGCTACTTTTTGCAAAATGCGATGGGAGTGATGATCTTTGCTGAGCCGCGCTATGCGATGGCGGAGCTTGAGGAAGGGGATATCAGCGCCAAACTGAACGATTACGAAGAATTAAAGCGGCTTTGTCTCCAGATCAAGCGAGATCGCAACCCCAGCGTGATTGTTTGGATCGGCACCTGCACCACCGAAATCATCAAAATGGATCTGGAGGGTTTGGCGCCAAAATTGGAAGCGGAGATCGGGATCCCGATTGTGGTGGCCCGGGCCAACGGCCTTGACTACGCCTTTACCCAGGGGGAAGACACGGTTTTGGCGGCTATGGCGCAACGCTGCCCAGAACAACTCAAGCCCGAAGAACAACAGACCCGAGGTGGGTTGCAGGCGATCTTTAACTTCTCGAAGAAGAAAGAAGGTGTTCCTGAGGATGAAGGCTTCCAGAAACATCCGCCTCTGGTGATCTTTGGTTCTGTGCCTGATCCGGTGGTAACCCAACTCACCCTAGAGCTGAAAAAGCAAGGGATCCGCGTGTCGGGGTGGTTACCAGCCAAACGCTACGGTGAACTGCCGGTGGTGGAACCGGGCACTTTTGTGGTGGGGGTGAATCCCTTCCTGAGCCGAACCGCAACAACGTTGGTACGCCGCAAAAAAGCAAAATTGATCACGGCTCCGTTTCCCATTGGACCAGATGGCACCCGCGCTTGGATAGAAGCTATTGCTCAAGAGCTAGGGATCCAACCCCAAGGCTTGGCAGAACGGGAGGCAGAAGTCTGGAATCATCCCCAGATTCAGGAATATATCGGTCTGCTACGGGGTAAGCGGGTGTTTTTGATGGGGGATAATCTGCTGGAGATCTCGCTGGCCCGCTTGTTGGTGCGCTGCGGCATGACCGTGCAAGAGATTGGGATCCCTTATCTGGACAAACGTTATCAAGCGGCTGAGTTGGCCCTCTTGGAGCGCACCTGTGAGGAAATGGGGGTGCCCAAACCCACGATTGTGGAAAAGCCCGACAACTACAATCAAATTCAGCGCATCAAAACCCTACAGCCGGATCTGGTGATTACCGGCATGGCCCATGCCAACCCCCTGGAGGCACGCGGAGTAACCACCAAGTGGTCGGTGGAGTTTACCTTTGCCCAGATCCACGGCTTTGGCAATACCCAGGATGTGCTGGAATTGGCCACTCGTCCCCTGCGTCGCAATGCTGCCCTGAAGGGGTTGGGCTGGGATAAGTTGGTGCGGGAAGAAGCCCAGGTTTAG
- a CDS encoding protochlorophyllide reductase — protein MEGQEQPTVVITGASSGVGLYSALALAKRGWHVVMACRDLDKAYRVAQQVGIPQGSYTLMKIDLGNLSSVRQFVEQFRNWGRSLDALVCNAAIYMPLLKQPLRSPEGYELTMATNHLGHFLLCHLMLEDMKRSTYGDRRMVILGTVTHNPKELGGKIPPQPHLGDLRGFAQGFKDPITMADGGKFEPVKAYKDSKVCNILTMRELHRRFHESTGITFLSLYPGCVATTALFRNHYPLFQKLFPWFQKNITGGFVSEELAGERVAQVVADPEFRQSGAYWSWGNRQRKNAKPFNQEVSDEAGDDAKAKLLWELSEKLVGVPQLVAR, from the coding sequence ATGGAAGGACAAGAGCAACCCACGGTCGTGATTACCGGAGCTTCCTCCGGCGTTGGCCTGTATTCAGCGTTGGCTTTGGCGAAGCGGGGCTGGCATGTGGTCATGGCCTGTCGAGATCTGGATAAAGCCTACCGGGTGGCTCAACAGGTCGGGATCCCGCAGGGCAGCTACACCCTGATGAAGATCGACCTGGGCAACCTGAGTAGTGTGCGGCAGTTTGTCGAGCAATTCCGCAACTGGGGTCGTTCCTTGGATGCTTTGGTTTGTAATGCCGCCATCTACATGCCCTTGCTCAAGCAGCCCTTGCGCAGCCCGGAGGGGTATGAGCTGACCATGGCCACCAATCACTTGGGGCATTTTCTCCTTTGTCATTTGATGTTGGAGGATATGAAACGCTCCACCTATGGGGATCGGCGCATGGTGATCTTGGGTACGGTCACCCACAACCCGAAAGAACTGGGGGGTAAAATTCCACCTCAACCCCACTTGGGAGATTTGCGGGGCTTTGCTCAGGGCTTTAAAGATCCGATCACGATGGCGGATGGGGGCAAATTCGAGCCCGTGAAAGCCTACAAAGACAGCAAAGTCTGCAACATCCTCACCATGCGGGAACTGCATCGCCGCTTCCACGAGAGCACCGGCATCACCTTCCTGTCTCTCTATCCCGGTTGTGTGGCGACTACAGCCCTATTTCGCAACCATTACCCGCTCTTTCAAAAGCTCTTTCCCTGGTTCCAAAAGAACATTACAGGGGGGTTTGTTTCGGAAGAACTGGCGGGGGAGCGAGTCGCCCAGGTGGTGGCGGATCCAGAGTTTCGGCAGTCGGGGGCCTACTGGAGTTGGGGCAACCGCCAGAGGAAAAATGCCAAGCCGTTCAACCAGGAAGTCTCTGACGAGGCGGGGGATGATGCTAAGGCCAAACTGCTCTGGGAGTTGAGCGAAAAGTTGGTGGGTGTGCCTCAACTGGTAGCTCGTTAG